One part of the Sulfolobus tengchongensis genome encodes these proteins:
- a CDS encoding acyl-CoA dehydrogenase family protein: protein MSREESELEEYRSKVREWIQKNVPEEIKLRGDMAPPDVLRAWQRKIYEAGYLGVSWPKEYGGWGEDPIKEIIVREEFAKAGVPYATVGLGVSVVGPGIILNGTEEQKKKYLKRILTAEDVWCQGFSEPQAGSDLAGIKTKAEDKGDYFVVNGQKIWSSYAHLANYCFLLARTGDVSERHKGLTMLIVDMKSEGVRVSPIKQITGRSEFNTVYFNNVKVPKENVVGKIGEGWKVAVSTLNYERLNIGTILFTVERLIRELSTTMGGNEQLYNIAEEIIALKSFYKRILERIKKGYIAGPEAAVIKLVASEAIQRVYENAMSKMGAESLIMESRPGFRPEIAYGLLASRSITIAGGTSEILRNLLGEVVLGLPKG, encoded by the coding sequence ATGAGTAGAGAAGAAAGTGAGCTAGAAGAGTATAGAAGTAAGGTAAGGGAATGGATTCAGAAGAACGTTCCGGAAGAAATAAAGTTGAGAGGAGATATGGCACCTCCAGATGTTTTGAGAGCGTGGCAGAGGAAGATATATGAGGCCGGATATTTAGGAGTTTCGTGGCCGAAGGAATATGGTGGGTGGGGAGAGGATCCCATTAAGGAGATAATTGTTAGGGAAGAATTCGCTAAGGCTGGTGTACCTTATGCTACAGTGGGTTTAGGAGTTTCAGTAGTTGGCCCCGGTATAATACTAAATGGTACAGAGGAGCAAAAGAAGAAATACTTAAAGAGAATACTGACAGCAGAGGACGTTTGGTGCCAAGGATTTTCTGAACCTCAAGCTGGTTCAGATTTGGCTGGAATAAAGACCAAGGCTGAAGATAAGGGAGATTATTTCGTAGTTAATGGTCAGAAAATATGGAGTAGTTATGCTCATTTAGCGAATTATTGTTTCCTCCTCGCTAGGACTGGAGATGTGTCAGAAAGGCATAAGGGATTAACAATGCTTATAGTTGATATGAAAAGTGAGGGAGTTAGAGTAAGTCCCATTAAGCAAATCACTGGTAGATCAGAGTTTAACACCGTGTATTTCAATAACGTAAAAGTGCCTAAGGAAAACGTAGTAGGTAAAATAGGTGAGGGATGGAAAGTTGCCGTATCTACATTAAATTATGAAAGACTTAACATAGGTACTATACTATTCACTGTCGAACGACTCATAAGGGAGTTATCTACAACAATGGGTGGTAATGAACAATTATACAATATAGCAGAAGAGATAATAGCGTTAAAATCGTTTTATAAGAGAATACTAGAGAGGATAAAGAAAGGTTATATAGCTGGTCCAGAAGCTGCGGTTATAAAGTTAGTAGCATCGGAGGCAATCCAGAGAGTTTACGAAAACGCAATGTCAAAAATGGGGGCTGAGTCATTGATAATGGAAAGTAGGCCAGGATTTAGACCGGAAATAGCTTATGGATTATTAGCTTCAAGATCCATAACGATAGCAGGAGGTACGTCAGAAATATTGAGGAACTTATTAGGTGAGGTAGTACTAGGTTTACCAAAAGGATAA
- a CDS encoding TetR/AcrR family transcriptional regulator yields MYRLPKTEKGKESLNKIINASLDLISEKGFLNTSINDITNKAGVAYGLFYFYFKSKHDILDELIRKFNRDMRYYLKVNTMGIQNRIDMEKEGLKRFLEWMSQNRKYYKVFIEAQVHRPEMYIWHFTKLAERYQIGLKEAMEKGQIVNVDPELLAYVLIGIAEMIGRRYILWTNQGLNKKLYNDLDILIENLLRPK; encoded by the coding sequence ATGTATAGGTTGCCTAAAACAGAAAAAGGAAAAGAGTCGTTGAATAAGATAATTAATGCCTCGCTAGATCTGATTTCGGAGAAGGGTTTCTTAAATACGAGTATAAATGATATAACCAATAAAGCTGGGGTTGCTTATGGTTTATTTTATTTCTACTTCAAAAGCAAACATGATATATTGGACGAATTAATTAGAAAATTTAATAGAGATATGAGATATTATTTGAAAGTTAATACAATGGGTATTCAAAATAGAATAGATATGGAAAAAGAAGGGTTAAAGAGATTCTTAGAGTGGATGAGTCAAAATAGGAAGTACTACAAGGTTTTCATAGAAGCACAAGTGCATAGACCAGAAATGTATATATGGCACTTCACTAAATTAGCGGAAAGGTATCAGATTGGGCTAAAGGAGGCCATGGAAAAGGGGCAGATTGTAAATGTAGATCCGGAATTACTTGCATATGTATTAATAGGAATAGCCGAAATGATAGGAAGGAGATACATATTGTGGACCAATCAAGGCTTAAATAAAAAATTGTATAATGACTTAGACATCCTCATAGAAAATTTACTAAGACCTAAGTAG
- a CDS encoding thiolase family protein, translating into MIVGFSGKLYKKYEKDGIELLKEAIDEALEMAGLTYSDIDGIMANIGRGSFHGNKTYLNPPAQIGEYFGIKPKIIDHVQYGGPSVLAMIYRAYKAISAGDADTILCVQGGKISHIRDSNQFQKTDIIDSPFDDFIKVYDQMSPISDYAMVAYRHSKLFGTTDEQRALVAVMQRYNAINNQKAMFRDPITVKDVLASRIVSYPLHLLEIVYPIDGFHVFVVSKRTSKSALRNIDILAYGEAHWPNPPAEWDDIIYTPTIESAKRASFNLNRVDAFELYDSFTITVMLQMEDIGLVEKGKVGHFVESHDLTYKGDVPINTGGGSLNTGQPAYMSGGVILEEALLQLNNMANGHQVSDANVIFLNGIGWWSRRHTVTLVLGEKK; encoded by the coding sequence ATGATTGTGGGTTTCTCCGGTAAGTTGTACAAGAAATACGAGAAGGATGGAATAGAATTGCTGAAGGAGGCTATTGATGAGGCATTGGAAATGGCTGGTCTAACTTACAGCGATATAGACGGAATAATGGCTAACATAGGGAGGGGATCATTCCACGGGAATAAAACTTATCTGAATCCCCCCGCTCAAATAGGTGAATACTTTGGAATCAAACCCAAGATAATAGATCATGTGCAATACGGAGGTCCATCAGTTTTGGCAATGATATATAGGGCATATAAGGCCATTTCGGCGGGAGATGCTGATACGATATTATGTGTTCAAGGAGGGAAAATATCCCATATTAGGGATAGTAATCAATTTCAAAAAACTGACATAATAGATAGTCCATTCGACGATTTCATTAAAGTCTATGATCAAATGTCACCGATTTCTGATTACGCTATGGTAGCTTATAGGCATTCAAAGCTTTTTGGTACCACGGATGAGCAGAGAGCGTTAGTTGCAGTCATGCAAAGATATAACGCAATTAATAATCAAAAGGCAATGTTTAGAGATCCCATAACTGTTAAGGATGTATTAGCGTCAAGAATTGTATCGTATCCTTTACATCTTCTTGAAATAGTTTACCCTATAGATGGATTTCACGTTTTCGTAGTGAGTAAAAGAACTAGCAAGTCAGCATTGAGGAACATAGATATCTTAGCTTATGGAGAGGCACATTGGCCAAATCCACCTGCAGAATGGGATGATATAATTTATACCCCTACGATAGAGAGTGCTAAAAGAGCTTCATTTAATCTAAATCGAGTAGACGCATTTGAGTTGTATGATTCATTTACTATAACTGTTATGCTTCAAATGGAAGACATAGGTTTAGTAGAAAAAGGCAAAGTGGGGCATTTCGTGGAATCACATGATTTAACTTACAAGGGTGATGTTCCTATTAATACTGGTGGTGGTAGTTTGAATACTGGTCAACCTGCCTATATGAGTGGTGGTGTTATTTTGGAGGAGGCATTGCTTCAATTAAATAACATGGCTAATGGTCATCAGGTTAGCGATGCAAACGTAATATTCCTAAATGGTATAGGATGGTGGAGTAGAAGGCATACCGTAACGTTAGTATTGGGTGAGAAAAAATGA
- a CDS encoding long-chain-fatty-acid--CoA ligase has protein sequence MEIIKGFPSTMMDDYQLNVTQILEHAGKWYGEQEIVSRKKDNTIFRYNYGEAFRRVKRLASSLKKSLGVKVGDRVGVLEWNTHRFYELYFAVPATGAVMLELNPRLHPLQLAKIMNHSKVSLLFLNEDFIPLVESISNSVQVKKYVVISNDERTVRQETKLSYYNYETLIQEGDENYEIPMFDEKSACYAAYTTGTTGDPKGIYYSHRSIVLNTLVISRNLTIEDTFMQIVPMFHVNGWLGFMAATLVGAKLVLPGRYTANDPKPLVDLMINERVTVTAGVPEIFSSILNYLRSMEKKPIFVNSRILIGGSEPPLSLVIGLMEFGFQVGQGYGATETTPSVTGSVVKPKIKEKYSDKDMLDLLRKQGIPAFGIDIRVVDPVTGNDVPHDGKTVGEIWIRGPWIASSYYNDPRTIESFVGDGVDRWWRSGDLAVVDELGYIKIVDRIKDVIKSGGEWISTVDLENHLMTHPAVAEATVIGIPHPKWGERPLAFVVLRQGFEGKVSKEELLTYLGQRFAKWQLPDDIIFVKEIPKTSVGKFDKKVLREKYRDYFTGTK, from the coding sequence GTGGAGATAATAAAAGGTTTTCCTTCAACAATGATGGATGACTATCAACTAAATGTAACTCAAATATTAGAACATGCTGGAAAGTGGTATGGAGAGCAAGAAATAGTTTCGAGAAAGAAGGATAATACGATATTTAGGTACAATTATGGAGAAGCGTTTAGAAGAGTTAAGAGGCTCGCTAGCTCATTAAAGAAGTCGTTAGGGGTCAAGGTGGGAGACAGAGTTGGCGTATTAGAATGGAATACTCATAGATTTTATGAGTTATATTTCGCAGTTCCAGCTACTGGCGCTGTTATGTTAGAGTTAAATCCTAGACTTCATCCGCTTCAATTAGCTAAAATAATGAATCACTCAAAGGTATCCCTACTATTCTTAAATGAGGATTTCATCCCATTGGTAGAAAGTATATCAAATAGTGTACAAGTTAAGAAGTACGTGGTTATTTCCAATGATGAGAGAACAGTACGTCAAGAAACTAAGTTAAGTTATTATAATTACGAGACGCTAATACAAGAGGGCGATGAGAATTACGAAATACCAATGTTTGATGAGAAATCAGCTTGTTACGCAGCTTACACTACTGGAACTACTGGAGATCCTAAAGGAATATATTATTCACATAGATCTATAGTCCTAAATACGTTAGTTATTTCCAGAAATCTTACAATAGAAGATACTTTTATGCAGATAGTTCCAATGTTTCACGTGAATGGCTGGTTAGGCTTTATGGCTGCTACATTAGTTGGCGCTAAATTAGTATTGCCGGGGAGATATACGGCTAATGATCCAAAACCGTTAGTTGATCTCATGATTAATGAGAGAGTTACAGTAACTGCTGGAGTACCAGAGATATTCAGTTCTATATTGAACTATTTAAGAAGTATGGAAAAGAAACCCATATTTGTAAACTCTAGGATACTTATAGGTGGAAGTGAACCGCCGTTAAGTTTAGTGATAGGATTGATGGAGTTTGGATTTCAAGTTGGACAAGGTTATGGTGCAACTGAAACGACTCCTTCTGTTACGGGTAGTGTAGTGAAACCTAAGATAAAGGAGAAGTACTCAGATAAGGATATGCTGGATTTATTGAGAAAGCAAGGTATACCAGCTTTTGGAATTGACATAAGAGTTGTAGATCCAGTTACTGGAAATGACGTTCCTCATGATGGGAAAACTGTGGGGGAAATTTGGATTAGGGGACCTTGGATAGCCTCTTCTTATTATAATGATCCTAGAACTATTGAATCCTTTGTTGGAGATGGCGTAGATAGATGGTGGAGAAGTGGCGATTTAGCTGTAGTAGATGAATTGGGTTACATTAAAATAGTAGATAGAATTAAGGATGTTATAAAAAGTGGAGGAGAGTGGATAAGTACTGTTGATTTAGAGAATCACTTAATGACTCATCCAGCAGTAGCAGAGGCTACAGTCATAGGTATTCCACATCCTAAGTGGGGTGAGAGACCTTTAGCGTTTGTAGTCCTTAGGCAAGGTTTTGAGGGTAAAGTAAGTAAGGAGGAGTTATTAACTTATTTAGGTCAAAGATTTGCGAAATGGCAACTGCCAGATGATATTATATTTGTTAAGGAAATTCCGAAGACGAGCGTTGGTAAATTCGATAAAAAGGTCTTAAGAGAGAAATACAGAGATTACTTTACTGGCACTAAATAA
- a CDS encoding 4-hydroxyphenylacetate 3-hydroxylase family protein produces MRSKDDFLKSLRDGRKIYYRGKLIEDITSHPILKIAALHASKLYEYSDRIYEDSKLGKVSKFFKVPSSSQDLLDRHKLIYDLTLYCNGIFNISQAIGSDAIFALMITAKQVDRKYGTDYSKHVENYLQKVAKEDLTIATAQTDVKGDRSKRPSEQVDPDMYVRIVDVRSDGIVVRGAKAHTTQSAVSDEIIVIPTRAMRDSDKDYAVAFAVPANAKGLKMYVRPIDEIEGNSSSVLSRKDYELETLTVFDDVFVPWDRVFLFREYDYAGTLAMLFATFHRFTALSYRSATMNLYLGASRLVAQVNGIENEKHVRDDIVDIVLYKEIMRSSAIASAVYPVVMEGIAVPNPIFTNVGKLYSNMHFHDVVRDLIDIAGGIIATMPSQEDLDSEEGKNIVKYLRGSVDGEERVKVLKLVKELGASSVTGYLLTGMIHAEGSMEASKIELFRSYNYKEAENLVRKVLG; encoded by the coding sequence ATGCGATCAAAAGATGATTTCTTAAAATCCTTGAGAGATGGGAGGAAAATTTACTATAGAGGTAAACTCATAGAGGATATAACTTCGCATCCAATACTAAAGATTGCCGCACTACATGCGTCAAAACTCTACGAGTATAGTGACAGAATTTATGAAGATAGTAAATTGGGAAAGGTAAGCAAATTCTTTAAAGTACCCTCATCTTCTCAAGATTTATTGGATAGACATAAGTTAATTTACGATCTAACGTTATATTGTAACGGGATATTTAATATTTCTCAAGCAATAGGTAGTGATGCAATTTTTGCATTAATGATAACTGCGAAGCAAGTAGATAGAAAATATGGTACAGATTATTCGAAACACGTAGAGAATTATCTTCAAAAGGTAGCTAAGGAGGATCTAACGATAGCTACTGCACAAACTGACGTTAAGGGGGACAGAAGTAAGAGACCATCTGAACAGGTAGACCCAGATATGTATGTTAGAATAGTGGATGTGAGAAGTGATGGGATTGTGGTGAGAGGTGCCAAGGCTCATACTACACAGTCAGCTGTATCTGATGAAATTATCGTAATACCAACTAGAGCTATGCGAGATAGTGACAAGGATTACGCAGTAGCGTTTGCAGTTCCAGCCAATGCTAAGGGATTAAAAATGTATGTGAGACCTATAGATGAGATTGAGGGTAACTCTTCTTCAGTACTGAGTAGGAAGGACTACGAATTAGAGACGCTTACAGTTTTTGACGACGTTTTTGTGCCTTGGGATAGAGTATTCTTATTTAGGGAATACGATTATGCTGGAACATTAGCAATGTTATTCGCAACCTTTCATAGATTTACCGCATTATCTTATAGATCTGCAACAATGAACTTATACTTAGGAGCTTCGAGGTTAGTAGCGCAAGTTAACGGAATTGAAAATGAGAAGCATGTAAGGGATGATATAGTAGATATAGTTTTATACAAGGAAATAATGAGAAGTAGTGCAATAGCCTCTGCAGTTTATCCAGTAGTTATGGAGGGAATTGCGGTACCTAATCCCATATTTACAAACGTTGGTAAGCTTTATTCCAATATGCACTTCCATGATGTGGTAAGGGATCTAATTGATATAGCTGGGGGAATAATAGCTACTATGCCTTCTCAAGAGGATTTAGATAGCGAGGAGGGTAAGAACATTGTTAAATATCTAAGAGGATCTGTTGATGGAGAGGAGAGGGTCAAAGTATTAAAGCTCGTTAAAGAATTGGGTGCTAGTTCAGTTACCGGATATTTGCTTACTGGTATGATACATGCAGAAGGATCCATGGAGGCTAGTAAAATAGAACTGTTCAGAAGCTATAATTATAAGGAAGCTGAAAATTTAGTTAGAAAGGTATTAGGTTAA
- a CDS encoding Zn-ribbon domain-containing OB-fold protein — MRDEEVRSMYFKYFQEEQLPFIQCGKCGHKFFYPRVVCPKCGSSDIKIGLSEGLGKIFAMTRIYKKDGSYVVYGIVEMNEGFRMYANIVEENGNTADIGKKVKVIFREINGKKYPLFAVT; from the coding sequence ATGAGAGATGAAGAAGTAAGATCTATGTACTTTAAATACTTTCAAGAGGAGCAGCTGCCTTTCATACAATGTGGCAAGTGTGGACATAAATTCTTTTACCCTAGAGTGGTTTGCCCTAAATGCGGTTCATCAGATATAAAAATTGGACTTAGCGAAGGTTTAGGTAAAATATTTGCAATGACGAGAATTTATAAAAAAGATGGGAGTTATGTGGTTTATGGAATCGTGGAGATGAATGAAGGATTTAGAATGTACGCTAATATAGTTGAGGAGAATGGAAATACTGCAGATATAGGTAAAAAAGTAAAGGTAATATTTAGAGAGATTAACGGTAAGAAATACCCTTTATTCGCAGTAACATAG
- a CDS encoding STK_08120 family protein, giving the protein MEITLNTQHDNSALLNILSDPNFTLYKVLGAETVIVKEGEFDVMISLGITSLILHGTVYIGSNRISYRFYAVGTQKGEGGILEFDLTQKGVVKIIMEYEGRLGSFIKLSLRRKIERNIKKLDEEIRLERIKRKI; this is encoded by the coding sequence ATGGAGATTACATTAAACACGCAACACGATAATAGTGCTTTATTAAATATTTTAAGCGACCCGAACTTCACATTATATAAAGTGCTAGGTGCAGAAACAGTAATAGTGAAAGAAGGTGAGTTTGACGTAATGATCTCCCTTGGAATAACGTCTCTTATTTTACATGGTACTGTATACATTGGAAGCAATAGGATATCGTATAGATTCTATGCAGTAGGCACACAGAAAGGAGAAGGTGGAATTTTAGAATTCGATTTAACTCAAAAAGGGGTGGTTAAAATAATTATGGAATACGAGGGCAGATTAGGATCATTTATCAAATTGTCACTAAGGAGGAAAATCGAAAGAAACATTAAGAAATTGGATGAAGAGATTAGGCTAGAACGAATAAAAAGAAAGATCTAA
- a CDS encoding alcohol dehydrogenase catalytic domain-containing protein, giving the protein MKAAVYTGSQLEIEDVPEPTPKEGEVLIKVASTGICHSDLHLLSGELVGPIPKGFIIGHEISGWVEEFGKNVKNPYGLHEGDPVLVSWIVPCGVCKYCANGKENYCKENANRLVGIIGVDGGHAEYMTVPEIAVIPLARNLDPYYSSPIACAYGTAYNALKSVNATSGKSVVIIGSGGVGSAAIQLANAMGLNPIIAVDIDENKLKKARDLGATHAVNANENDARSKILEILQDGADIVYETKPYPDLKLSLEVVKAGGSIVVTGLGGFATMAQIPITLFVSKGISIVGSLGYRPRIDLPELVSLASSGKIDIRKLVSHVYPPEKINEAYENLKKGVHIRAIVKWN; this is encoded by the coding sequence ATGAAGGCTGCAGTATATACTGGGTCTCAATTAGAAATAGAAGACGTTCCTGAACCTACTCCGAAAGAAGGAGAAGTATTAATAAAAGTAGCCTCAACTGGAATTTGCCATAGCGATTTGCATCTATTGAGTGGAGAACTTGTGGGACCAATTCCTAAAGGATTTATAATAGGGCATGAAATTTCTGGATGGGTAGAAGAGTTTGGTAAAAACGTTAAAAACCCATATGGATTGCATGAGGGAGATCCTGTTCTAGTCTCTTGGATAGTTCCATGTGGGGTATGCAAATATTGCGCAAACGGAAAGGAAAATTACTGCAAAGAGAATGCAAACAGATTAGTAGGTATAATTGGAGTTGACGGCGGTCATGCTGAATATATGACAGTGCCTGAAATAGCAGTAATTCCGCTTGCTAGAAATTTAGATCCTTATTACTCCTCTCCTATTGCATGTGCATATGGAACAGCTTATAATGCTTTAAAAAGTGTCAATGCAACTTCTGGAAAAAGTGTTGTAATAATAGGTTCTGGTGGTGTTGGTTCTGCCGCAATACAGCTGGCCAACGCAATGGGTCTGAATCCCATCATAGCAGTGGATATTGATGAGAATAAATTGAAGAAGGCTAGGGACTTAGGAGCAACACATGCAGTTAACGCTAATGAGAATGACGCCAGATCCAAAATTCTTGAAATATTGCAAGATGGTGCCGATATAGTATATGAGACAAAACCTTATCCAGATCTTAAATTATCACTGGAAGTAGTTAAGGCTGGAGGAAGTATAGTAGTTACGGGTTTAGGGGGATTCGCCACAATGGCCCAGATTCCAATAACGCTATTCGTATCGAAAGGAATATCTATAGTTGGAAGTTTAGGTTATAGACCAAGAATTGATTTACCAGAACTAGTTAGTTTAGCCTCTTCTGGAAAAATAGATATTAGGAAACTGGTTTCTCACGTTTATCCTCCAGAAAAGATAAACGAAGCGTATGAGAATCTTAAAAAAGGTGTTCATATAAGGGCAATAGTTAAATGGAACTAG
- a CDS encoding MFS transporter, with protein MSNKNILDEYLARIDRLPSWGLSYALLWAIGFSYFITLYDAVGNIGAALPYIPFINASQASLVASLGLFGYIPGSLGLGYLADRIGRRPVLIITVLLTAIGSLGMALAVNFPMLAVFRFIEGAGIGGDLNLAMVYVSEFAPSSKRGKYANWIYLSGWIAVGVGATIAALLVTSFPSIGWRLAFGIAAIMAFAALVFRTRAPETVRFLVKKGRINEAESIVRIMEETSMKRAKVQSLPEPKIINYSYQTTNPFSILGKKVFAKRLVGLILFWFFIYFVQYTYSTLWDYYGKFIGYSGPMFNQFVLYTGFSALGDTLMAFLLLTFVERVDRRLLTQIGSLGWLVGTIVAAYFAIHFNLLGMTLTLAFILNAIGGGMSYLAGYLMSSESFPTAARSTGFAITDGLGHLGGAIGPLLLFPLVIAYGPINAWAIESFPVVIAAIILWFTVPRTVGVRLEEINEIHLTPPTSEGGIIKSEK; from the coding sequence ATGAGCAATAAGAATATACTAGATGAGTATCTCGCTAGAATTGATAGATTACCTAGCTGGGGTCTTTCATACGCTCTACTGTGGGCTATAGGGTTTAGCTACTTTATTACATTATATGACGCTGTAGGAAATATAGGAGCTGCATTACCATATATACCATTCATCAACGCCTCACAAGCATCTTTAGTAGCATCATTAGGACTATTCGGTTATATACCCGGATCATTAGGATTAGGATATTTGGCTGACAGAATAGGAAGAAGACCAGTGTTAATAATAACAGTTCTACTTACCGCAATAGGCAGTTTAGGTATGGCATTAGCTGTGAACTTCCCCATGCTTGCAGTCTTCAGATTTATAGAAGGAGCAGGAATAGGTGGGGACCTAAATTTGGCAATGGTTTACGTTTCAGAATTTGCCCCGAGCTCGAAAAGAGGTAAGTATGCCAATTGGATCTACTTATCTGGGTGGATAGCAGTAGGTGTGGGTGCAACAATTGCTGCACTCTTAGTAACAAGTTTTCCATCTATAGGATGGAGACTTGCATTTGGAATTGCGGCAATTATGGCATTTGCTGCTCTAGTTTTTCGAACTAGAGCTCCAGAAACTGTGAGATTCCTTGTTAAAAAGGGTAGAATTAACGAGGCTGAATCAATTGTTAGAATAATGGAAGAGACTTCAATGAAAAGAGCTAAAGTACAATCATTACCAGAACCTAAGATAATAAACTATTCTTATCAGACCACTAATCCCTTTTCAATCCTAGGCAAAAAAGTATTTGCAAAGCGTTTAGTTGGGTTAATATTATTCTGGTTCTTCATTTACTTCGTTCAGTATACCTATTCGACGTTATGGGATTACTATGGTAAATTCATAGGATACTCTGGACCCATGTTTAACCAATTTGTACTTTATACCGGTTTCTCTGCATTAGGAGACACTTTAATGGCATTCCTCTTATTGACATTCGTGGAGAGAGTTGATAGAAGATTACTAACACAAATAGGTTCCTTAGGTTGGTTAGTAGGTACTATAGTTGCAGCGTATTTTGCGATCCATTTCAATCTTTTAGGCATGACATTAACTTTAGCCTTCATCTTGAACGCAATAGGTGGTGGAATGTCATATTTAGCTGGATACCTAATGAGTAGCGAGTCTTTCCCAACTGCAGCTAGATCTACTGGATTTGCAATAACTGATGGATTAGGCCATCTTGGTGGAGCTATAGGACCTTTATTACTCTTCCCATTGGTAATAGCTTACGGTCCAATAAACGCATGGGCGATTGAGTCTTTTCCAGTTGTCATAGCAGCAATAATACTATGGTTCACAGTTCCTAGAACAGTTGGAGTTAGACTCGAAGAAATAAACGAAATACATCTAACCCCACCAACATCAGAAGGAGGCATAATCAAAAGCGAGAAATAA
- a CDS encoding SDR family oxidoreductase — protein MYSLKDKVVVVTGSGRGIGRAIALRLAKEGSLIVVNAKKRAEEMNETIKMVKDVGGEAIGVLADVSTREGCESLLKATIDRYRVVDILINNAGLGLFSPFLNVDDKLLDKHISTDFKSVVYCSQSFAKEMRDGGAIVNIASVAGVSPAYGLSIYGAMKAAVIALTKYLALELAPKLRVNAIAPGFVKTKLGESMFQLLGMSEKEFANKFTLMGRILDPEEVAEFTTAILKIESLTGQVFVIDSGESLKGGIK, from the coding sequence ATGTATTCTCTAAAAGATAAAGTGGTAGTTGTTACGGGTTCTGGTAGAGGTATTGGTAGGGCTATAGCTTTAAGATTAGCTAAGGAAGGAAGTTTAATTGTGGTTAACGCTAAAAAAAGAGCGGAAGAGATGAATGAAACAATAAAAATGGTTAAGGATGTAGGTGGAGAAGCTATAGGAGTCTTAGCAGACGTGTCAACAAGAGAAGGATGTGAGAGCCTACTCAAGGCTACAATTGATAGATATAGAGTAGTAGACATTCTGATAAATAACGCTGGATTAGGATTGTTTTCTCCTTTTTTGAACGTCGACGATAAACTCTTGGATAAACACATCTCAACCGATTTTAAGTCAGTTGTTTATTGTTCGCAATCATTTGCTAAAGAAATGAGAGATGGTGGGGCAATAGTAAACATAGCCTCAGTTGCTGGAGTATCTCCAGCATATGGCTTATCAATTTATGGAGCTATGAAGGCTGCAGTAATAGCTTTAACCAAATATTTAGCGCTAGAGCTCGCTCCTAAATTAAGAGTTAATGCCATAGCTCCCGGATTTGTTAAGACCAAATTAGGTGAAAGTATGTTTCAGTTATTGGGAATGAGTGAAAAAGAATTCGCCAATAAATTCACATTAATGGGGAGGATTCTAGATCCAGAAGAGGTCGCAGAATTTACCACTGCAATCCTCAAAATAGAATCTTTAACTGGCCAAGTATTCGTTATAGATTCTGGGGAGAGTCTAAAGGGTGGGATAAAGTAA
- a CDS encoding Fis family transcriptional regulator, producing MAELVYPSKEWAEEWCKRLSQNKEYNEAGKGWVSPILFVVTDVPGQVLDYLGVKGSNALAMKLYLNNGTCQGVEFFNDASKADAPYILEASYNAWKDIISGKLQVVSALMSGTIRLKKGSLFDLARYTTASVIMARISNEINTKFLV from the coding sequence ATGGCTGAACTCGTATATCCTAGTAAGGAATGGGCAGAAGAGTGGTGTAAAAGGTTAAGTCAGAATAAAGAGTATAATGAGGCCGGAAAAGGTTGGGTATCGCCAATTCTATTTGTAGTAACTGATGTACCTGGTCAAGTTCTAGATTACTTAGGAGTAAAAGGATCAAATGCTTTAGCCATGAAATTATATCTGAACAATGGAACATGTCAAGGTGTAGAATTCTTTAATGACGCTTCTAAAGCTGATGCACCCTATATACTTGAGGCAAGTTACAATGCATGGAAGGATATTATAAGTGGAAAGCTTCAAGTAGTTTCCGCATTAATGTCGGGTACAATAAGGTTAAAGAAAGGAAGTCTCTTTGACTTAGCCAGATATACCACTGCATCTGTAATAATGGCTCGAATATCAAATGAGATAAACACTAAATTCCTTGTATAA